One window from the genome of Helicoverpa zea isolate HzStark_Cry1AcR chromosome 6, ilHelZeax1.1, whole genome shotgun sequence encodes:
- the LOC124631409 gene encoding sesquipedalian-1 — translation MTMKINEKNLCAFASSATPVDRDGWLDMRGEVGKSYQKRWFVLKGNLLFYFDKKGDKEPVGVIILEGCTIELTEEEAYSFKISFQCEGGRTYFLCTNSQASMETWMKALACASYDYMKLMVSDLQRQLDEAQAEAAAEAALVTVTPPEDEPKVPPRGQRYNPFNRVTDGETKAVPGSRHHKENLRPDLPRKKVPFRDIHTAYGRKILADRSEWRARLTKQREETSQPLIQL, via the exons atgacaATGAAAATAAACGAGAAGAATTTGTGCGCTTTCGCGTCGTCCGCGACTCCGGTGGACCGCGACGGCTGGCTGGACATGAGGGGCGAAGTCGGCAAGAGCTACCAGAAGCGGTGGTTTGTGCTCAAAGGGAACCTGCTGTtctattttgacaaaaaaggtGATAAGGAACCTGTCGGTGTGATTATATTGGAAGGCTGTACAATAG AATTAACAGAAGAAGAAGCCTACAGCTTCAAGATATCGTTCCAGTGTGAGGGGGGCCGGACGTACTTCCTGTGCACCAACTCCCAGGCATCCATGGAGACGTGGATGAAGGCTCTCGCGTGCGCCAGCTATGACTATATGAAGCTCATGGTGTCTGACTTGCAGAGGCAGCTGGATGAGGCACAAG CGGAAGCAGCAGCAGAGGCAGCACTAGTGACAGTGACCCCACCAGAGGATGAACCTAAGGTGCCTCCCCGAGGGCAGCGGTACAACCCCTTCAACAGAGTTACCGATGGTGAGACCAAGGCGGTACCGGGCAGTAGACATC ATAAAGAGAACCTCCGACCAGACCTGCCCCGTAAAAAGGTGCCGTTCCGTGACATCCACACAGCATACGGACGCAAGATATTAGCCGATAGAAGCGAGTGGCGCGCCCGACTCACGAAGCAAAGGGAAGAGACCTCACAACCTCTCATACAGTTGTAG